TTTATGTGCGTTaacacgtaaaaaaaaaagaagatacatCGAAGATGAGACCAAAGGGAATACGTTCACCTGAACATTTAGATTGGATTATAATCAAAAAGCGTGTAATTAATTCTGTCCCGCTTCtgctatctttctctctctctcttctttagATGTAATTTGTCGTTTTAAAGGGCAACGTTCTCTGTTaaacttttataataatattgcgtattattataaaaaatgcgtattattataaaaaagaacCATGCAAGTCATATACTTGTGACGATGTTTAATAATCAGTCTAAAATTTGAACAATGTAGCAACGTTGTGATAATCAAATACTGCATGAAAAATCGTTTTAAGATTGCACtatatataaatagtataatatatatgtataatctatattttatcatatatataAGTACCGTAATATTGGGTATTGGGTGTTACATAAAGGATAAAATTTAATGAGCTGAATATatctgttcctcttttttttcttttggaaagaaaataaagaaagaaagaaagaaagaaaggaaggaagaaaggaagaaagaaagaaggaaggaaggaaggaaggaaggaaggaaggaaggaaggaaggaaggaaggaaggaaggaagaaaggaaggaaggaaggaaggaacaAAGGAAGGaacgaaggaaggaaggaaggaagaaagaaagaaagaaagagaaaaagaaagaaagaggaaaagaaagaaagaggaaaagaaagaaagaggaaaagaaagaaagaggaaaagaaagaaagaggaaaagaaaataattccCTAAATGTATATTGCCTTAAGAATAATACATTTTGCAAAATTCCGTGTgcacaatataaaaaaaaactagaattATGACAATGACTCGATTTGAATATTATGCAACATCTTACTTAGCACTgtgtaaatttaaataatcgttACGTTTAAATTTATCATCAACGCGATGGCGGGTCCATAACTAAGCTTTCTCTCTCGTCAGCCTCACTTccagattttttttttacagaagTGTCACAGAATTCAAACGAATCGAAGATGATTTCGTTAACCACTTCTGTTTTGCACAGCATCACAGAATAAAGGGACAATTTACAacattacataaaataataatgatcgCAGCAATCAATCAAGGTTTGGCTTAGATTCATTATTGATGACTACTGAATACAGTTCTCCTCAAGCATAGTAAGATAATAAAAACCATACATGAATTTGTATGAATGTTACATTATACTTAGGTGCATTTAGTGTATTAAAcactaaaaatttattaatttaaaatcgcCAGTATTGAACTCAACCTCGCATTATATATacctaatataaaacaagaacaCAACAAATTTTCTGGCATACATGATACATTTTAACATGTAAGATTGTATGTCAATtgattttcttttacttttttttcatttcttctcaTTCAGTTAATCATCTCCCtaccctttttttttctctccgtAGCTTCTACAGAATTTTTCATTGTCTTATCTCCTGAGATAAGTAAAACAGCAAAGTCAATAGTACCGATGATCATTATATACTTTTATACTTCTTTGTTTAACTGGGAGTGCGTGTTTTTTGCTTGAAATCAAATTTCCATTATACACAATATTGTAATTTTTCTTACAGACGGTGACGTGATTTAAGGTATTTCCATGTAGCGTGTGTGAAGGGAGGAAGAAAGGTTTGTGATTACAGAATAGATTCCAATTTATCCACTTTTGAAGAGAAGGATCGCTACTTGACCCAagtaaaaatagataaaatgtCTTGTTTCATGTGTTACGTAGCTTCCAAAGTTACGGCCTACGATGCAATGCCACGTTGGATTgtattttttatcaaattctTTCTTAATGAAGGCTGCAATGtcctgaaataaaaatatataattaatccaTTATATTTCACACATTTATTTCTCTACCTCTTACTTATTATATCTAAATAAAGTACATTATATTCAAATTCAGATACGTGTACCATTTCTCATCATACACGCAATATCTGTGATACCATTCAAGTCTGAATCTAAACATACCTTTTCTATATTGTACTTTTCAAGGGCTTGAGTTGCACAGTCAACAGCATCCTGCTGCATCTCCTCAGACATATCAGCATTTTTTATTACAGCCTTTCTGTCTGACATTTTAATAGCTCTGAAACATACAGAaagcaagaaaagaaaaaacctGAATACACCTTTCTACGCATCTTTCCACTGGAAAACATTCAATGTAAAAATTGCTAAGAGGCTAGcaatttttctctctctttacaCTGAaggatgaaaagaaaatactaATTATGGTTACTGAGAGAACTATAAATTGAACCTGGGAAAAGGAATGCGCGCAATTTTGACAGTAGCAAATATGTCATTAGCCGGCATAATAATCCATTGGGCAGTCATTAGAAAATCCAGAGGATGATTAGATGTGTAATGATTGCGATACAAAATAATCACGGAGAGTAAAGAGTTGCGGTGGCGAAACGCGGGAGGACGATGTTTTATCGATATGCGACGAAACGAGAATAATAATTCGTTTACACGCAATGCATCGTAACCAGGCCATGATAACGGCGGCTATTTGAAAATTAACATCGCGCTAAGTACAACGATGATTAGATGAAATCAGAAAAGTTGACTTTTGACATAAGAGATGGGTTCCGGtctaaaatatgaaaaaaaaaatagattttcCATTTGTATAACACATCGACATACCTTTTCAAATAACACGTTCACCAACTGATACACAAGAAAACGATCGTTATATTCTGGCCCCGGCGGTAATGTGTACTTATTTTTTTCTATGTGAACTGATTTTCACAAAAATTTAGCTCGCTCAAGCCGACACCGACTATTCCTCGATTGAGTTCAAGACTGAAGTGCCCGTACTGTGATCCTGCCCACTGATTGGCCCGCGATTAGGGTCTTCTATCACGGTCTTCTATCAACCCAGAATGCATTGCTGGTAGCAACCCGCGTAAACATAAATTCGAGTAATCGATATGGAAACTCTTTCAACGAAAATTACAATCGTACGGCGatacttttttttgtttttcatcgATTCGATTTTTATTCCTGTTACAAAATTGAATTTAGAGAGATTATAGATTGTATAGAGTAAGCTATAAATACAGTAATAAATAAAAGTGTTAGGATGAACTAGGTTAGTTTATAGAATTTAGAAGACAAGGTTCTTTGTTCAATTTCCCTGTAAAATGTAAGAAATAGGAGTTGAAAATTATGATGACATTGATTTTGATTCtaaaaacaaattaaataaaacctTGGTTTTGAATATCTGCTACACGAAACTGATATTTCTGTTTCAGTTACAATTTCTATAGTGGTTTTCATGTCGCTCCTAAATTATCGTTTATGGGTTCGAAACATTCGATTCTTGTAtcgatttttcaatatttcaaatttaaattttgataaaaacaTAGAATGTTTTTTACTATTCAGTTATATTGTATATCCACTGAATGATAATGAATAGACTGtgtatttttatgcatttataagaaatttttaatttgtaaaattgcacataatacaaaaaaatatataaaatatctgaaGTATAGTGTTAGAATATTTGGTAGATAGAATtactttaattctataaaaatccgcagtttaatAATGAACTATAATATATGTtcagatatatttaaattcAAAAGTTACATATGTTTTACAGATTTCTACAGAATTTTGTAAGAAAATCTGAATACAACTAATTTCAAAGCAAAAAACGAAACAATAACAGTTTTACAAGGTAAATGTCCAAATATTTTCGCCAGTTACTATATGTATATCTACATAAATGTATAGACAACCGTAGAAAACAAGAAATTCAATTTTACTAAATGTTCATTTTATTACAAGTAACATCTACTCTAAACTAAGAACTGAACTAGGAAAGAATAATCTATTTTTGTCTGAAATGCTTTCAAATTTCGTTACGTTAAAAATACTGCAAGATAGTCAACAATTCCAAAATCTGtaaaattacaataataaaagtacatattgaattttttctttcctcgcATTTCATAAATTAGAAACCAAATTTTTTTTCTAGAATTCAAATTTTGTGAATTCGCTAATACAATATTGTTCTAAAGTTGAAATAAGTTATGCGAATTT
This genomic stretch from Bombus vancouverensis nearcticus chromosome 16, iyBomVanc1_principal, whole genome shotgun sequence harbors:
- the LOC117161104 gene encoding dynein light chain 2, cytoplasmic — protein: MSDRKAVIKNADMSEEMQQDAVDCATQALEKYNIEKDIAAFIKKEFDKKYNPTWHCIVGRNFGSYVTHETRHFIYFYLGQVAILLFKSG